A portion of the Pedobacter cryoconitis genome contains these proteins:
- a CDS encoding GNAT family N-acetyltransferase — MEKYSSLLDNPIWNALETVHQDFSTGNQVIKRYNEGTIPFMGMAHPNGKLLTQIAPYFKVNEEVFLKDEVEDIPKEWALVTRLNCLQMIYIPALPKAVNMEGIVKLSVHDALELSDLVNLVQPGFFKERTSSLGNYYGIKKDNKLVAVAGERFKLTGFTELSAVCTHPDHTGNSYAQRLLNVLCSKNLIQGNTPFLHVVDTNTRAIKIYEHLDFKTRIDFPLIKLRYLGKV; from the coding sequence ATGGAAAAGTATTCATCTCTATTGGATAACCCAATCTGGAATGCATTGGAAACAGTTCATCAGGATTTCTCAACTGGTAATCAGGTCATCAAAAGATATAACGAAGGCACAATTCCATTTATGGGAATGGCTCATCCAAATGGCAAATTATTAACTCAAATAGCACCTTATTTTAAAGTGAACGAAGAAGTGTTTTTAAAGGATGAAGTGGAGGATATTCCGAAAGAATGGGCATTGGTGACCCGGTTAAACTGCTTGCAGATGATCTATATACCTGCACTGCCTAAAGCGGTGAATATGGAAGGAATAGTCAAGCTTTCTGTGCATGATGCCTTGGAATTATCAGACCTGGTTAATCTGGTACAACCTGGCTTTTTTAAAGAAAGAACTTCCTCACTGGGAAATTATTATGGAATTAAAAAAGACAATAAATTAGTTGCAGTGGCTGGAGAGCGATTTAAGTTAACAGGTTTTACCGAATTAAGTGCGGTTTGCACACATCCCGATCATACCGGTAACAGCTACGCACAGAGGTTATTAAATGTATTGTGCAGCAAAAACTTAATACAGGGAAATACCCCCTTTTTGCATGTTGTTGATACAAATACAAGAGCTATAAAAATTTATGAGCACTTAGACTTTAAAACCAGAATAGATTTCCCGCTGATCAAATTGAGATACCTGGGCAAGGTTTAA
- a CDS encoding MarR family winged helix-turn-helix transcriptional regulator, which yields MISNIINESGSFAIGARLRRLYESLTSDMTLIYQEQGLPLETKDFILYYLVSKRSSISISEIAKELNLTHPAVIHIAKSLERIGYIESEKSVSDSRKRLLKLTKKGQKDLAKYRILWADIMALNQELFEQEVQLLQHIQKLEEMLKEKTYYQRYHSLQASKKID from the coding sequence ATGATATCAAATATTATTAATGAATCCGGCTCTTTTGCTATTGGTGCCAGATTACGCAGATTGTATGAATCACTAACTAGTGATATGACGCTGATTTATCAGGAACAAGGCTTACCGCTGGAAACAAAGGATTTTATTCTTTATTATTTAGTGAGTAAACGCAGTAGCATAAGTATTTCAGAGATTGCAAAAGAACTGAACTTAACTCATCCTGCTGTGATCCATATTGCAAAGAGTCTAGAAAGAATAGGGTATATCGAATCTGAAAAATCAGTTAGTGACAGCAGAAAACGCCTCTTGAAATTAACAAAAAAGGGGCAGAAAGATTTGGCGAAATACCGGATACTCTGGGCTGACATTATGGCTTTGAATCAAGAGCTATTTGAGCAGGAGGTACAGCTTTTACAGCATATTCAAAAGCTGGAAGAAATGCTGAAAGAGAAAACCTATTATCAAAGATATCATAGTCTGCAAGCTTCAAAAAAGATAGATTAA
- a CDS encoding Crp/Fnr family transcriptional regulator: protein MAVSSPIFQQLIQVLEKIMPLSSVVKMMLMEMVFEEFGKKGTRILYQREIQGRLWFIIEGSAREFKEDKNADIQEQTSWFLFSGDLLYTIPGFFSQTPAPSSIELLEDSHLVYLNVEDYLRLEQEMNFLFTKIRDHYDAVRQNYEFNRLHLSGRQKYLQLFTAHPSLFNSAKMKDIACFLGISPNSLSRFRKDN, encoded by the coding sequence ATGGCGGTAAGTTCTCCTATATTTCAGCAGTTGATTCAAGTATTAGAAAAAATAATGCCGCTTTCTTCTGTGGTCAAAATGATGCTGATGGAGATGGTGTTTGAAGAATTTGGCAAAAAAGGAACCCGAATTCTCTATCAGAGGGAAATACAAGGGAGATTGTGGTTCATCATTGAAGGCTCTGCAAGGGAATTTAAAGAAGATAAGAATGCTGATATTCAGGAGCAAACTTCATGGTTCTTATTTAGTGGAGATTTACTTTACACCATTCCAGGTTTTTTCAGCCAAACCCCGGCGCCAAGTTCTATTGAACTTTTAGAGGACAGCCATTTAGTATATCTGAACGTTGAAGATTACTTAAGATTGGAACAAGAAATGAATTTCTTGTTCACGAAAATCCGGGATCACTATGATGCGGTAAGACAGAACTATGAGTTCAATCGACTTCATTTAAGTGGTCGACAGAAGTATCTGCAATTGTTCACTGCGCATCCTTCTCTGTTTAACAGTGCAAAAATGAAGGATATTGCCTGCTTTTTAGGAATAAGCCCTAATTCCTTATCAAGGTTTAGAAAAGATAACTGA
- a CDS encoding MauE/DoxX family redox-associated membrane protein, protein MRREIILQGIATAIALLFCYAALSKLTNFATSRSEMLNQVFPESIALILVWVVPITELFIVALLLYKPLRLMGFYASLILLSLFTIYIAITMTGVFGRIPCSCGGILKHMSYSVHLIFNVFFLLLALAGILLKRNMTINSHISLN, encoded by the coding sequence ATGAGAAGAGAAATTATATTACAAGGAATTGCGACTGCAATTGCTTTGTTATTTTGTTATGCAGCTTTGAGTAAGTTAACAAACTTTGCAACAAGCAGATCGGAAATGCTTAACCAGGTATTTCCTGAATCTATTGCATTGATTTTGGTATGGGTGGTACCTATCACTGAGCTTTTTATCGTGGCGCTGTTACTTTATAAGCCATTAAGATTAATGGGATTTTATGCTTCTTTAATTTTGCTTAGCTTATTTACTATTTATATCGCGATCACGATGACAGGTGTGTTTGGCAGAATTCCTTGCAGTTGTGGTGGTATACTTAAGCACATGAGCTACAGTGTACATCTGATTTTCAATGTCTTTTTCCTTTTACTTGCGCTTGCGGGCATCCTCCTGAAAAGAAATATGACTATAAATAGTCATATTTCTCTTAATTAA
- a CDS encoding RagB/SusD family nutrient uptake outer membrane protein: MNKLYKIIAAVLVIGCLTNAVGCKKFLDEKTSRKLAVPNTLMDFQALLDNPLKINYNSPSAGEISSDSYYLTDEKWESLADENERRKYIWAKDNLFAADSNEWADIYQAIYFCNTVVAGVDKLTRTGSNATEWNNVKGQALYCRGNNYLDAVIIWSLAYDKQSSSSDLGLPLRLNTNFSEVSVRSSVQQTYEQIIEDVKSSVALLPLVPLSKFRPSKSAAYGLLARTYLSMRDYDNAYVYADSCLSLNSTLLDYNTLKLESNYPFTVANNTEVIYFRFMNATDIIYETMPIVIPETYGSYNANDLRKQAFFKKNEEDETYWFSGSYGGRLGLFCGVATNEIFLIKAECLARAGKITESIKVLNALLAERWDKTKVYTPYFAADANEALNIVLQERRKELLMTGLRWMDIKRLNKEGGNIMLTRTLKGQTYKLQPNDLRFALPIPEDVIALSGMIQNKR; encoded by the coding sequence ATGAATAAATTATATAAAATTATAGCAGCGGTTCTGGTAATAGGCTGCTTGACAAACGCAGTAGGATGTAAGAAATTTCTTGATGAAAAAACAAGTAGAAAACTGGCTGTTCCTAATACTTTAATGGATTTCCAGGCTTTGCTTGATAATCCATTAAAGATAAATTATAACTCACCCAGTGCTGGTGAAATAAGTTCAGATAGTTACTATCTGACTGATGAAAAATGGGAATCATTGGCAGATGAAAATGAACGAAGGAAGTATATCTGGGCAAAAGATAACTTATTCGCTGCGGATTCTAATGAATGGGCCGATATTTATCAGGCAATTTATTTCTGTAACACTGTCGTAGCAGGGGTAGATAAATTAACCAGAACCGGATCAAATGCGACAGAATGGAATAATGTAAAAGGTCAGGCCCTTTATTGCAGAGGAAATAATTATCTGGATGCTGTAATTATCTGGAGCCTGGCTTATGATAAGCAAAGTTCATCATCAGATTTAGGTTTGCCATTGCGTTTGAATACAAATTTTAGTGAAGTTTCTGTCAGATCCAGCGTTCAGCAGACTTATGAACAGATTATTGAAGATGTTAAAAGCTCGGTAGCTTTATTACCACTCGTGCCGCTATCTAAATTTCGTCCTTCAAAATCTGCTGCCTATGGATTATTAGCCAGAACCTACTTATCAATGCGGGATTATGATAATGCTTATGTCTATGCAGATTCTTGTTTGTCTTTAAATTCCACCCTATTGGATTATAATACACTTAAACTCGAAAGTAATTATCCCTTCACCGTTGCTAATAATACTGAAGTAATATACTTCAGGTTTATGAATGCAACAGATATTATTTATGAAACTATGCCTATTGTAATCCCTGAAACATACGGCTCCTATAATGCTAATGACTTGAGAAAACAAGCATTTTTTAAAAAGAATGAAGAAGACGAAACTTATTGGTTTAGCGGGAGCTATGGAGGAAGATTGGGATTATTTTGTGGGGTCGCTACAAATGAGATTTTTTTAATCAAAGCAGAATGTCTTGCAAGAGCGGGTAAGATTACTGAAAGTATAAAAGTATTGAATGCATTATTAGCTGAACGCTGGGATAAAACTAAAGTTTATACACCCTATTTTGCTGCGGACGCTAATGAAGCTTTAAATATAGTTTTGCAAGAACGGAGAAAAGAATTATTGATGACAGGATTAAGGTGGATGGATATTAAACGTTTGAATAAGGAAGGAGGAAATATTATGTTGACCAGAACGTTGAAGGGTCAGACCTATAAACTTCAACCAAATGATTTGAGGTTTGCTTTACCTATTCCTGAAGATGTAATTGCTTTATCTGGAATGATTCAGAATAAAAGATGA
- a CDS encoding SusC/RagA family TonB-linked outer membrane protein: protein MRNLVIIIVLTFFTLSVNGQQHVNGKVISAVTGETLSGVTVKISSTNLTVYTDENGLFLLQLNSEKDTLECSHLGYRKKRMRVYHGEPLLIKMEPVEQVLEEVSIVSSGYQKLSKERATGSFSFIGEKTFNQQVGTTVLSRLEAVANGVFADRSSIGGSSNLVVRGPSTIRGPKGALIVLDNFPYEGDLDNLNPNDIENITVLKDAAATSIWGARAGNGVIVITTKRGKFNQPLAIDFNVNSTIITKPDFGYLRQMSSPDFIAVEELLYTKGRYKNDINSISKRGLTPIVELLIRKDKGEISNNVYNSIKADLEKIDIRDQYARYIYKQGLNQQYALSLNGGTANQGWNLSTGYDQNSSVLDEKYNRFNMRFQNTIRPVKKLEITNAIFYTQSKSSSGRPAYGRIRSGSDLYPYARFADDQGNPLSIMKNNRIGYIDTAGRGRLLDWKYYPLDDYKHLINTISVNDLLISTGLNYRLINGLSLDIKYQFERQQTNGRNLSDKDSYFARNLVNTYTQLPNANEVIYKVPKGGILDLANSILQSHNLRGQLNYNNNWGKNEVNIIAGGERRDSKTLSDQSRVYGYDDLLMNYGNVDYLTSFPDFKTGARSYISDNRSLDEIVNRFVSVYANGSYTYDGKYTASMSARSDASNLFGLKTNDKWNPLWSAGVSWEISKEDFYHLPLLPYLRLRSTYGVSGNVDPYMTAVTTIAYFGNSEYTPSPTAQFRNFYNPDLTWERSAMLNMALDFRFKGNRLSGSIEYFNKKGTNLFGNELIDYTGGIGSMILKNAASTKGNGMDLELNSFNLAAGSFSWTSNLNASFYKDQVVNYYLPDMQASNYVSLTPSISGIAGKPVLAIYSYKWAGLDPLNGNPRGYVNGAISDDYNLLTGSSIKLKDLNYHGSAIPVFYGSLGNTFTYKGISLAVRFTYKLGYYFRKSSINYGDLINNFVGHADYGARWQKSGDELSTNVPSLAYPNNTLRDVFYTGSEVLVDRADHIRLQFVNLSYDLRQDKMKFLPFKSMSIYINAANLGLIWTANKDHLDPDYQLPNVFKPSKTFSLGVRANLN from the coding sequence ATGAGAAACTTAGTCATAATAATAGTGCTGACTTTTTTTACACTTAGTGTGAATGGCCAGCAACATGTTAACGGTAAAGTGATATCTGCTGTGACTGGTGAAACTTTAAGTGGGGTGACGGTCAAAATTAGTAGTACAAATCTTACTGTTTATACAGATGAGAATGGTTTGTTTTTGCTTCAGTTAAATTCTGAAAAGGATACGCTCGAATGTTCTCATTTAGGTTATAGAAAAAAAAGAATGCGTGTCTATCATGGTGAACCTCTATTGATAAAGATGGAACCTGTAGAACAAGTTTTGGAAGAAGTGAGTATTGTTTCATCTGGTTATCAGAAGTTATCTAAAGAAAGGGCGACGGGTTCTTTTAGTTTTATCGGTGAGAAAACTTTCAATCAGCAAGTGGGAACAACTGTTTTAAGCAGATTAGAAGCTGTAGCAAATGGTGTTTTTGCAGATAGAAGTAGCATAGGAGGTAGTAGTAATCTGGTTGTAAGAGGGCCGAGTACAATCCGTGGACCTAAAGGTGCATTAATTGTATTGGATAATTTTCCCTACGAAGGTGATTTGGATAACCTGAATCCAAATGATATTGAAAATATCACTGTGCTAAAGGATGCAGCAGCAACTTCTATCTGGGGAGCGAGAGCTGGAAATGGAGTTATTGTCATTACCACGAAAAGAGGGAAATTTAATCAGCCTTTAGCTATAGATTTTAATGTAAATAGTACAATTATAACCAAACCTGATTTTGGTTATCTGAGACAGATGTCTTCGCCCGATTTTATAGCTGTTGAAGAATTATTATATACGAAAGGAAGGTATAAGAATGATATTAATTCCATCAGTAAAAGAGGACTTACACCAATTGTGGAGCTATTGATCAGGAAAGATAAGGGCGAAATATCTAATAATGTATACAATTCAATAAAAGCTGATTTAGAAAAAATTGATATAAGGGATCAGTATGCCAGGTATATCTACAAACAGGGTTTAAATCAGCAATATGCCTTAAGTTTAAATGGTGGGACAGCCAATCAGGGCTGGAACTTATCTACAGGATATGATCAGAATTCTTCTGTATTGGATGAAAAGTATAACAGATTTAATATGCGCTTCCAAAATACAATCCGTCCTGTTAAAAAATTAGAAATAACTAATGCAATTTTCTATACGCAGAGTAAAAGTAGTTCTGGTAGACCAGCGTATGGGAGGATCAGGTCTGGTTCAGATCTGTACCCCTATGCGCGTTTTGCTGATGATCAGGGGAATCCACTGTCTATTATGAAGAATAATCGTATAGGATACATTGATACGGCTGGTAGGGGTAGGTTATTGGATTGGAAGTATTATCCGCTGGATGATTATAAACACTTAATCAATACAATATCTGTCAATGATCTGCTGATTAGTACCGGATTGAATTATCGGTTGATAAATGGTTTATCTCTGGATATTAAGTATCAGTTTGAAAGGCAGCAAACAAATGGAAGAAACCTGAGTGATAAGGATAGCTATTTTGCAAGAAACCTGGTGAATACTTACACACAACTCCCAAACGCAAATGAGGTAATTTATAAGGTTCCAAAAGGAGGTATACTGGATTTAGCTAATAGCATATTGCAGTCACATAATTTAAGAGGGCAGTTGAATTATAATAATAATTGGGGTAAAAACGAAGTCAATATTATTGCTGGTGGTGAACGCAGAGATTCAAAGACTTTGTCTGATCAGAGCCGGGTTTATGGATATGATGACCTCTTGATGAATTATGGGAATGTGGATTATCTGACTTCTTTTCCTGATTTTAAAACTGGTGCAAGAAGCTATATTTCTGACAACAGGAGTCTGGATGAAATTGTAAACCGCTTTGTTTCTGTTTACGCGAATGGTTCATACACTTATGATGGTAAGTATACCGCATCTATGAGTGCAAGGAGCGATGCTTCAAATTTGTTTGGGCTAAAAACCAATGATAAGTGGAATCCTTTATGGTCTGCAGGAGTTTCGTGGGAAATCAGTAAAGAAGACTTTTATCATTTGCCGTTGCTTCCTTATCTAAGATTGAGATCAACTTATGGTGTTAGTGGCAATGTAGACCCTTATATGACTGCTGTAACTACAATTGCTTATTTTGGAAACTCAGAATACACGCCATCGCCCACGGCACAGTTTCGTAATTTCTATAATCCGGATTTGACTTGGGAACGTTCAGCAATGTTGAATATGGCGCTTGATTTTAGATTTAAAGGAAACAGGCTTTCTGGCAGTATTGAATATTTTAATAAAAAAGGAACTAATCTTTTTGGGAACGAGCTGATTGATTATACTGGCGGAATTGGGTCTATGATTCTAAAAAATGCAGCAAGTACAAAAGGAAACGGTATGGACCTGGAGTTGAATAGTTTTAATCTTGCTGCTGGTAGTTTTAGCTGGACAAGTAATCTGAATGCTAGTTTCTATAAAGATCAGGTAGTGAATTATTATTTGCCTGATATGCAGGCAAGTAATTATGTCAGTTTAACACCTTCAATATCTGGTATTGCTGGTAAACCAGTTCTTGCAATTTATTCTTATAAATGGGCCGGCCTTGATCCTTTGAACGGTAATCCAAGAGGTTACGTAAATGGAGCTATAAGTGATGATTACAACTTACTAACAGGAAGTAGTATCAAGCTAAAAGACCTGAATTATCATGGTTCTGCTATACCTGTATTTTATGGGTCTCTTGGTAATACTTTTACTTATAAAGGGATTAGTCTTGCTGTGAGATTCACCTATAAACTGGGGTATTATTTCAGGAAATCTTCAATCAATTATGGAGATCTGATTAATAATTTCGTTGGACATGCTGATTATGGAGCGCGATGGCAGAAGTCTGGAGACGAGTTGTCCACTAACGTTCCTTCTTTAGCTTATCCAAATAATACTTTAAGAGATGTCTTTTACACGGGGTCAGAAGTGTTGGTAGATAGGGCAGATCATATTCGCCTGCAATTTGTGAATCTATCTTATGATTTACGTCAGGATAAAATGAAATTTTTGCCTTTTAAAAGTATGTCCATCTATATCAATGCAGCCAATTTGGGCTTGATATGGACGGCCAATAAAGATCATCTTGATCCTGATTACCAATTGCCAAATGTATTTAAGCCTTCAAAAACTTTTTCCCTTGGAGTGCGTGCTAATTTAAACTAA
- a CDS encoding TlpA family protein disulfide reductase — protein sequence MKKTISIIAMATLCLFLSVKAQVQVTKPTYKPVKIGDRIPDVTLTNIYNYKTTQTNLSDFKAKLIILDFWATWCTSCLANFPKIEELQKKYGEEVQFIKVAYQPKALVLPFLEKFHKDKPSVIPVVTDDKILHELFPHLYIPHYVWLDQSGNVLATTNGDQLTVANIDRFLSNDSIGNMRTKIDLDDSKPLFLTNELLKNNELKHYSIFLKGPYDGLGSGVSLLKNEAGVQKGLAMTNISLYDMYSYIMYTKFDQMGQRYSESRNIILLKDTALFMDSGYADHNKVERYTYGCNVPELKKSPLYEYVLEDLNRYTDYIGSIEKTKVKCLLLRRRGRVDKMKTKGGASQNTLFLNTDSKIINYPFKYFFVSLMGLPFIKVPLLDETGYTFNVDISLSEKTSLPTLREELKIYNLELVEAVRELDMFVLRDKK from the coding sequence ATGAAAAAAACGATCTCAATAATCGCTATGGCCACGCTTTGCCTTTTTTTAAGTGTAAAGGCTCAGGTTCAGGTAACGAAACCAACTTATAAACCTGTTAAAATAGGGGATAGAATCCCTGATGTAACGTTGACTAATATTTATAATTATAAGACTACTCAAACTAATCTTTCTGATTTTAAGGCTAAACTGATTATTCTTGATTTCTGGGCGACCTGGTGTACATCCTGTCTGGCTAATTTTCCAAAAATAGAAGAACTGCAAAAGAAATATGGAGAAGAGGTCCAGTTTATTAAAGTAGCTTATCAGCCGAAGGCCCTGGTATTACCTTTTCTGGAGAAATTCCATAAGGATAAGCCTTCAGTGATTCCTGTAGTTACTGATGACAAGATATTGCATGAGTTGTTTCCTCACCTCTATATTCCTCACTATGTGTGGTTGGATCAGTCTGGTAATGTGCTTGCCACAACTAATGGTGATCAGCTCACTGTAGCAAATATTGACCGGTTTTTAAGCAATGATAGTATTGGAAACATGCGCACAAAAATTGATTTAGATGATTCTAAACCGCTTTTTTTGACTAATGAACTTTTGAAAAATAATGAGTTAAAACATTATTCAATTTTTTTAAAAGGTCCGTATGATGGCCTGGGTTCAGGAGTCTCTCTTTTAAAGAATGAGGCTGGTGTTCAAAAGGGATTAGCAATGACTAATATATCATTATATGATATGTATAGTTATATCATGTATACTAAATTCGACCAAATGGGTCAGAGATATTCTGAGAGCAGGAATATTATTCTCCTAAAGGATACTGCTTTGTTTATGGATAGTGGCTATGCTGATCATAATAAGGTTGAACGCTATACCTATGGGTGCAATGTACCTGAACTTAAAAAATCCCCACTGTACGAATACGTACTGGAAGATCTGAACCGATATACTGATTACATAGGAAGTATAGAAAAAACTAAAGTTAAGTGTCTGCTATTGAGACGTCGGGGGCGTGTTGATAAGATGAAAACCAAAGGTGGTGCCTCTCAGAATACTCTTTTTCTAAATACAGACTCTAAAATAATTAATTATCCTTTTAAATATTTTTTTGTAAGTCTGATGGGGCTGCCCTTCATCAAAGTCCCTTTATTGGATGAAACCGGGTATACTTTTAATGTTGATATTTCTTTGTCTGAAAAGACCAGTCTTCCAACTTTAAGAGAGGAGCTTAAAATTTATAACCTCGAGCTGGTTGAAGCGGTCAGAGAGCTTGATATGTTCGTATTACGGGATAAGAAATAA
- a CDS encoding helix-turn-helix transcriptional regulator produces the protein MTKENEHLSAELVGKQLASLLDQSGISVTGLASATEISVNHLRTIKNGKASISSKTAGKIAKFFGVEIDVIFSAKLFKLKKWEMIETIKNFYDENVNNPQFFIARQGEESIAYFIKKELIPTMFFAEHREVNYVRKYIKKEYKRDFSSKEISRQLNRLTESGVLSKKDKTGNKSIYLYKIKS, from the coding sequence ATGACCAAAGAGAATGAACATCTGAGTGCTGAACTGGTAGGAAAACAACTTGCATCTTTACTTGATCAGAGTGGCATTAGTGTAACTGGATTAGCCAGTGCTACAGAAATCTCGGTGAATCATCTGCGAACTATAAAGAATGGGAAGGCCTCTATTTCAAGCAAAACAGCCGGAAAAATAGCGAAATTCTTTGGAGTAGAAATTGATGTGATTTTCTCAGCTAAACTCTTTAAGCTAAAAAAATGGGAGATGATAGAAACTATCAAAAATTTCTATGATGAAAATGTCAATAATCCTCAGTTTTTCATCGCCAGACAAGGAGAAGAAAGCATCGCGTATTTTATAAAAAAGGAATTAATTCCAACAATGTTCTTTGCTGAACACAGAGAAGTTAATTATGTCAGAAAATATATTAAAAAAGAGTACAAGCGGGATTTCAGCAGCAAAGAAATATCAAGGCAGCTCAATAGGTTAACAGAGTCGGGCGTTTTATCTAAAAAAGATAAAACAGGAAATAAAAGTATATACTTATATAAGATTAAATCGTAA
- a CDS encoding DUF6892 domain-containing protein encodes MGADAKNIIVQCDRDNVTINGISIVFPINMETLVKILGEPSFQIYDNGWNVRWDQYGVYVEYFSSDNILDLRFLIRKEPDLKHLPQNIFTGNLYVNGQNITELDNNVFVLERLQLIKMRYGKEEDVYAYVLMKNYSFKEETSGYSTSVPVKNAIDFKDFNFKLLVIEELMFNKELLKPKFDVYEFATLYDKRKIDIEEEGYNIIPEVISYFESLKIDIEFAGTITELYQDGGNSIYGQLYPFWDGEDNTFEIESFEDINYFANLKKMTLFNSDPKVYDELKSKGIHAERL; translated from the coding sequence ATGGGAGCTGATGCTAAAAATATAATTGTTCAATGCGACAGAGACAACGTAACCATCAACGGAATTTCAATTGTATTTCCAATAAATATGGAAACACTTGTCAAAATATTAGGTGAGCCATCCTTTCAAATATATGACAATGGATGGAATGTTCGCTGGGACCAATATGGTGTTTATGTTGAATATTTTTCATCAGATAATATATTAGATTTAAGGTTCTTGATTAGAAAAGAGCCTGACTTAAAACATTTACCACAAAATATTTTTACAGGAAATTTATACGTTAACGGTCAAAACATAACTGAGCTTGACAATAATGTTTTTGTGCTAGAACGCTTACAGCTCATAAAAATGAGATATGGAAAAGAAGAAGATGTCTACGCTTATGTGCTTATGAAAAACTATAGTTTCAAAGAAGAAACTTCCGGATACAGCACATCAGTACCGGTAAAAAATGCTATTGATTTTAAAGATTTCAACTTTAAGCTGTTAGTCATTGAAGAATTGATGTTTAACAAAGAATTACTGAAACCTAAATTTGATGTTTATGAATTTGCCACACTTTACGATAAACGGAAAATAGACATTGAAGAAGAAGGTTACAACATCATTCCAGAAGTTATCTCCTATTTTGAAAGCCTTAAAATAGACATTGAATTTGCCGGAACAATAACTGAATTGTATCAGGATGGAGGAAATTCAATTTACGGACAACTTTATCCATTTTGGGATGGTGAGGACAATACCTTTGAAATTGAATCTTTTGAAGATATCAATTATTTCGCTAATTTAAAAAAAATGACGTTGTTCAATTCAGACCCTAAAGTATATGATGAGTTGAAGTCAAAGGGAATACATGCAGAAAGGCTATAA
- a CDS encoding TIM barrel protein, with protein MTSRRSFLKSSAVLSAGLLMAPKLFAAPKKRYIGVQLYTVRDAMAKDPVGTLAKVAKVGFNSVEGATYTGSQKFYGMAPAEFKKVLNDNGLIMPSAHFMLGEGMPDTKGTIINDWQKAVDDASEAGIKYMVCAYLLDSERGTLDHYKQTAEKLNKAGEITRKAGIQLCYHNHDFEFKSEDGHYPYDILLNSTDAGLVKMEMDIYWMYKAKQDPIAMFKKHPGRFPLWHVKDMDNTPKQMFTEVGNGVIPFKKVFAHAETAGLKYFFNEQDICPGDPFVSITKSYIISKQIICTYKSSSNLKCIASSIKKELAIFLLKICCQFFRFRQLFILKNKLFILLPEYFNFFQSISNSVSLFCQHIQMV; from the coding sequence ATGACATCAAGAAGATCATTCCTGAAAAGCAGTGCTGTGCTATCAGCAGGTTTGTTAATGGCTCCCAAATTATTTGCAGCCCCTAAAAAAAGATATATAGGCGTACAACTTTACACTGTACGTGATGCTATGGCTAAAGACCCGGTTGGCACTCTTGCTAAGGTAGCTAAAGTAGGTTTCAATTCGGTTGAAGGGGCTACCTATACAGGCAGCCAGAAATTCTACGGAATGGCTCCCGCCGAGTTTAAAAAAGTATTAAATGATAATGGCCTGATTATGCCGAGTGCCCACTTTATGCTCGGAGAAGGAATGCCAGATACCAAAGGAACTATTATCAACGATTGGCAAAAAGCAGTTGACGATGCAAGTGAGGCAGGTATTAAATATATGGTTTGTGCCTATTTACTTGACAGTGAACGCGGAACACTTGACCATTATAAACAAACTGCAGAGAAGCTAAACAAAGCCGGCGAAATTACCAGGAAAGCAGGTATACAACTTTGCTACCATAACCACGATTTTGAATTCAAATCGGAAGATGGTCATTATCCATATGATATATTACTTAACAGTACTGATGCCGGCCTTGTGAAAATGGAAATGGATATTTATTGGATGTATAAAGCCAAACAAGACCCTATCGCGATGTTTAAGAAGCATCCCGGACGTTTCCCGCTATGGCATGTAAAAGATATGGATAACACCCCAAAACAAATGTTTACAGAGGTTGGTAATGGCGTTATCCCGTTCAAGAAAGTTTTTGCACATGCTGAAACAGCTGGTTTAAAGTATTTCTTTAATGAGCAGGATATTTGTCCGGGAGATCCGTTTGTGAGTATCACTAAAAGTTACATTATATCAAAGCAAATAATTTGCACGTATAAATCCTCAAGTAATTTGAAATGTATAGCCAGCTCTATCAAAAAAGAGCTGGCTATATTCCTCCTGAAAATCTGTTGCCAGTTTTTCAGGTTCAGACAGCTTTTTATATTAAAGAATAAGTTATTTATACTTTTGCCCGAGTACTTCAATTTCTTTCAAAGCATCAGCAATTCCGTTTCTTTGTTCTGTCAGCATATTCAAATGGTCTGA